A region of Pontiella agarivorans DNA encodes the following proteins:
- a CDS encoding DUF2357 domain-containing protein yields MRIEGVKELRKHPWDDRVTADSSTVDGRGSARIVLADMGKEIWLGSLELPKSGFPFLNKGVWYQAYDLPLTSAPGQIEQKKTDMLSVLDIEVTQTNLMPRPRRGKAKEDDSVEVKSRDKWLFWQLLRYFELSHPDDNLGEFEAGYGGAVRRSWDSVRREWIHANSDEPEISLIVRLASNSALVQALDLITQSPRRVLERYRSDTPIGRIQELDSACIRNYAHRPGRNSLEKAGPKQRLYSVLRRENIDTLENRVSLWVLTRMSAMAAEWLDRNSRFSDSHRHTVVKRLMSSLQEWINRPTFCDVDMLLDLPSEPNYPLQFESRYKYIWETYLAIRREDQVFEDAWTWQRVLWGESGRQIFHAFLTGIWSELLVSTPVFRTEGLSGQWLMPFRAPGPFKGPVYLYDSLDVNTVGWSSLWKESEAFPDFDRIGKCGCDQVLWFGGKGIAIWYVLKDPHAISLEEMIRQARESMDRSVSDKDQWVGLVIAADLSVEEKGPQVEQIGIGNSMCVGISIPMDAHRYFEDIEAGIEIALEAAGGCG; encoded by the coding sequence GTGAGAATTGAAGGGGTAAAAGAGTTAAGAAAGCACCCTTGGGATGACAGGGTAACAGCTGATAGTTCAACAGTGGATGGTCGTGGTTCCGCTCGTATTGTGCTTGCCGATATGGGTAAGGAGATTTGGCTTGGCTCTCTTGAATTACCCAAGTCTGGATTCCCTTTTTTAAATAAGGGGGTATGGTACCAAGCCTATGATCTGCCTCTAACGAGTGCCCCGGGGCAAATTGAACAAAAAAAAACAGATATGCTGTCTGTGTTGGATATAGAGGTAACACAAACGAATTTAATGCCTCGTCCTAGAAGGGGAAAGGCTAAAGAAGACGATTCGGTAGAAGTTAAATCGCGCGATAAATGGCTCTTTTGGCAGCTACTTAGATACTTTGAACTGAGCCATCCCGATGATAATCTCGGAGAGTTTGAGGCTGGATATGGTGGTGCAGTTAGACGTTCTTGGGATTCTGTCAGGCGTGAGTGGATACACGCGAATTCAGATGAACCGGAAATTTCACTAATTGTCCGTTTAGCGAGTAACTCAGCCCTTGTTCAGGCATTGGACCTCATTACTCAAAGTCCTCGTCGAGTCTTGGAGCGTTACCGTTCAGATACACCAATAGGAAGAATACAGGAACTTGATTCTGCGTGTATCAGAAATTATGCCCACCGACCAGGAAGAAATTCGCTCGAAAAAGCGGGGCCAAAACAACGTCTTTACTCTGTATTGCGTAGGGAGAATATAGACACTCTAGAGAACCGTGTTTCTTTATGGGTGTTGACAAGGATGAGTGCGATGGCTGCAGAGTGGCTGGATCGAAATAGCCGTTTTTCAGATAGCCATAGACACACCGTTGTAAAGAGGTTGATGTCCTCTTTACAGGAATGGATAAACCGCCCAACTTTTTGTGACGTAGATATGCTCTTGGATTTGCCGTCAGAACCCAACTATCCCTTACAGTTTGAGTCTCGTTATAAGTACATTTGGGAAACATACTTGGCTATTAGGCGGGAAGATCAAGTATTTGAAGATGCTTGGACGTGGCAGCGAGTGCTGTGGGGTGAGTCGGGTCGTCAAATATTTCATGCATTTCTCACAGGAATATGGAGTGAGCTCTTAGTGTCCACTCCGGTTTTTAGAACTGAGGGACTTTCTGGGCAGTGGCTCATGCCGTTTCGTGCGCCAGGTCCGTTCAAAGGTCCCGTATATCTCTATGATTCACTTGATGTTAACACCGTTGGTTGGTCTTCGCTATGGAAGGAGAGTGAAGCTTTTCCTGATTTTGACCGGATCGGAAAGTGCGGATGTGATCAGGTTTTATGGTTTGGAGGAAAAGGTATAGCAATTTGGTATGTTCTCAAGGATCCTCATGCGATAAGTCTTGAAGAAATGATTCGGCAGGCACGTGAGAGTATGGACCGATCAGTGTCTGATAAAGATCAGTGGGTTGGACTGGTTATTGCGGCAGACCTTTCGGTAGAAGAAAAAGGACCTCAGGTTGAGCAGATTGGTATAGGTAATTCTATGTGTGTGGGGATTTCTATTCCTATGGATGCTCATCGATATTTCGAAGATATTGAAGCTGGAATTGAAATAGCACTTGAAGCTGCTGGAGGCTGTGGATGA
- a CDS encoding AAA domain-containing protein — MKSNLQDICWRVIAEKGFPLTTHDVYRRVCIHVNENVKEYEVSIALGELQEQGALQLEGMNWKLIKSPPPVATGSNNVVGGAKPNDISEQGDKTYTAPGLDESFKNSGTVRSGRWATFRRLVDYYLDCIEFTEMPQVRAYFEGQNDTWVGLKSNIQWDRLHAGHPVAIPHFSEDQAAFQRNRMQRGEDQSLYIGYPIELVETRNGNRWLMPILLTPVKVTDGDHSLLLEQDGVVMPNQKWLDDRFRRPDDRNALLRFLGILNAEDDEDSIQEARRVGILAEKLGRYLGDKLMTPIRLDESSSPDWETAKPGIYNSCIMSVGGRYKYTKSLMSELRYIANHLSDEQLDSTALASLFPHQKKGEDQAGEDVQQLLPNSYVAGVDPLNELQEEAVRMALNLPMAAVTGPPGTGKSAVARNIMINMALRNRSVLFASKNHRALDAVELPLNKLSDNGPLVVRSARQDWTARQPLHQLLQELLNRPFAEDSEGLEEQLGHLRAALEARELNRADLSVILQKKEERECAADKGEQIKSSIPMTWRSDRIGEEICRIVGEHSPKELKSLLSVAQSKGLKKWIFQLFVKAKFNAAISLISDITEKFKKVDNSFWDACLLWSEYQSVQQELVYIDEHLKKLPDRNQLNEMGQEFRDKVKASLMKCVDLVARGALVISDEERQGLSSLRSALQTFGQTRLNAAFLEQSASIQKIFPLWASTSQSMKSTIPLVPGCFDLLIVDEASQCDIASSIPLLVRCRRAIVVGDPMQLQHVTKLQIQSDRDLLTAHQLTDNDLQRFSYRVNSLFDCVRSSIPGSNYVALREHFRSHPDIANFASDSFYQSALLVRTDPHHFKHSVRGKTGIHWDDVVGETIRPGKGQGGVHIPEEREHIIRELLELQNNDFDGSIGVVTPFRVQKQRLSDEIHQQLKPAFIKRTDLNVDTAHGFQGDERDVMFFSLCCGPDMPDGSRGFITKDGNLFNVAITRARAALRMVGNLNWALSCDISFIQKCANRAVHAQTKPEDKGELYQSPWEKKLHKALIDVGIDAVPQYPVAGRFLDLAVLSPVKLDIEVDGEAFHRTAGGRRKDDDIWRDEQMMVCGWQVCRFWVYQLEEDLDGCVQRIKKKLLREEG; from the coding sequence ATGAAAAGTAATCTGCAGGACATATGTTGGCGAGTGATTGCCGAGAAAGGGTTTCCTTTAACGACGCATGATGTGTACCGCCGTGTATGCATTCATGTAAATGAAAACGTAAAGGAATATGAGGTTTCAATAGCGCTGGGTGAATTGCAAGAGCAGGGCGCGCTTCAGCTTGAGGGCATGAATTGGAAGTTAATCAAGTCTCCACCTCCAGTTGCGACTGGATCTAATAATGTCGTAGGTGGAGCAAAGCCCAATGATATTTCGGAGCAAGGAGATAAAACTTACACTGCCCCGGGATTAGACGAATCTTTCAAAAATAGTGGAACCGTTAGAAGTGGCCGGTGGGCAACATTCAGGCGGCTTGTTGATTACTATCTAGACTGTATCGAATTTACGGAAATGCCACAGGTGCGAGCCTATTTTGAAGGCCAAAATGATACCTGGGTGGGACTGAAATCTAATATTCAATGGGATCGGCTGCATGCAGGGCATCCGGTTGCAATACCACATTTTTCGGAAGACCAAGCTGCTTTTCAGCGTAACAGAATGCAGCGAGGTGAAGACCAGTCCCTATATATAGGTTATCCAATCGAACTGGTAGAAACCAGAAATGGAAATCGCTGGTTAATGCCTATTTTACTCACTCCTGTTAAGGTAACGGATGGAGATCACAGCTTGCTGCTTGAGCAGGATGGGGTAGTAATGCCCAACCAAAAATGGCTCGATGATCGATTCCGAAGACCTGATGATAGAAATGCGCTTCTTCGCTTTTTGGGCATCTTAAATGCCGAAGATGACGAGGATTCGATTCAGGAGGCAAGGCGCGTGGGGATACTGGCAGAAAAGCTTGGACGTTATCTTGGCGACAAGCTAATGACCCCAATCCGATTAGATGAGTCTAGTTCACCTGACTGGGAAACTGCTAAGCCTGGCATCTATAACTCATGCATCATGTCAGTGGGTGGTCGCTATAAGTATACTAAAAGCTTAATGAGCGAACTTCGTTACATTGCGAATCATCTTTCGGACGAGCAACTGGATTCTACAGCATTAGCGTCACTTTTTCCTCATCAGAAAAAAGGTGAGGATCAAGCCGGTGAAGATGTTCAACAGCTTTTACCCAATTCATACGTAGCTGGTGTAGATCCTCTGAATGAGTTACAGGAGGAAGCTGTTCGTATGGCTTTGAACCTCCCTATGGCAGCTGTGACTGGTCCTCCAGGAACTGGAAAATCTGCTGTTGCTCGAAACATCATGATCAATATGGCGCTTCGAAATCGGTCGGTTTTATTTGCAAGCAAGAACCATAGGGCGCTCGATGCAGTAGAGCTGCCTTTAAATAAGCTGTCTGATAACGGGCCATTAGTTGTGAGGTCTGCCCGACAGGATTGGACTGCAAGGCAGCCTCTACATCAATTACTTCAGGAATTGCTCAATAGGCCTTTCGCTGAAGACAGTGAAGGGCTGGAGGAGCAGCTTGGTCACCTTAGGGCAGCTCTAGAGGCGAGAGAGCTGAATCGCGCAGATTTGTCAGTGATCTTACAAAAGAAAGAAGAGAGAGAGTGTGCCGCTGATAAAGGCGAACAGATTAAATCCAGCATACCGATGACGTGGAGGTCTGATCGTATAGGGGAAGAAATTTGTAGGATAGTGGGGGAGCACTCCCCTAAGGAACTAAAATCTTTGCTCTCTGTCGCCCAATCAAAAGGGTTGAAAAAATGGATCTTTCAACTTTTTGTCAAAGCAAAGTTCAATGCAGCGATATCGCTGATTTCAGATATTACTGAAAAATTTAAGAAAGTGGATAATTCTTTTTGGGATGCCTGCCTACTTTGGTCGGAGTATCAATCTGTTCAACAAGAGCTTGTTTATATTGATGAACATCTGAAGAAACTTCCTGATCGCAATCAGCTTAATGAAATGGGTCAGGAGTTTCGCGATAAGGTAAAAGCCAGCCTAATGAAATGTGTCGATCTGGTTGCGCGAGGTGCGCTCGTGATCAGTGATGAAGAGCGACAAGGGTTGAGTTCTTTGAGAAGCGCATTACAAACATTTGGCCAGACTCGCCTAAACGCAGCTTTCTTAGAGCAAAGTGCATCTATCCAAAAAATATTTCCTCTATGGGCCAGTACGAGCCAGTCGATGAAGAGCACCATTCCTTTGGTGCCTGGCTGCTTCGATCTTTTAATTGTTGATGAAGCTAGTCAGTGCGATATAGCATCATCCATTCCTCTATTAGTCCGCTGCAGAAGAGCGATTGTCGTTGGTGATCCCATGCAGCTTCAACATGTAACAAAACTTCAGATTCAATCAGATCGGGATCTTTTAACTGCACATCAGCTTACTGATAATGATCTTCAGCGATTTAGCTATAGAGTAAATTCCCTGTTCGATTGTGTTCGTTCTTCTATTCCAGGATCAAATTATGTAGCACTAAGAGAGCATTTTCGCTCTCATCCTGACATAGCCAATTTTGCAAGTGATTCGTTCTATCAGTCAGCTTTGTTGGTTCGAACAGATCCTCATCATTTTAAGCACTCGGTCAGGGGGAAAACCGGCATTCACTGGGATGATGTGGTTGGAGAGACGATCAGACCGGGCAAGGGGCAGGGTGGCGTTCATATTCCAGAGGAACGTGAGCATATTATCAGGGAACTTTTGGAGCTCCAGAATAATGATTTCGATGGCTCAATAGGTGTGGTGACTCCTTTTAGAGTCCAGAAACAAAGATTGTCAGATGAGATACATCAACAGCTAAAGCCGGCATTCATAAAAAGAACTGATCTTAATGTAGATACTGCTCATGGTTTTCAGGGGGACGAACGTGATGTCATGTTTTTCAGCCTATGCTGTGGTCCCGATATGCCCGATGGCAGCCGAGGATTTATAACGAAGGATGGAAACCTGTTTAATGTAGCCATCACGCGAGCCCGTGCAGCACTGAGAATGGTAGGCAATCTAAATTGGGCTCTTTCTTGCGATATTTCTTTTATCCAAAAATGTGCAAATCGTGCTGTTCATGCGCAAACCAAGCCAGAAGATAAAGGCGAACTTTATCAATCGCCATGGGAGAAGAAACTCCATAAGGCACTGATTGATGTTGGAATTGATGCTGTGCCGCAATATCCGGTTGCAGGTCGCTTTCTCGACTTAGCCGTGCTGTCTCCTGTAAAGCTGGATATAGAAGTGGATGGGGAGGCTTTCCATCGTACTGCGGGTGGACGCCGGAAAGATGATGACATTTGGCGCGATGAGCAAATGATGGTGTGCGGGTGGCAGGTGTGCCGTTTTTGGGTTTATCAACTCGAAGAGGACTTGGACGGATGTGTACAGAGGATAAAAAAGAAGTTGTTGCGAGAGGAAGGTTAA
- a CDS encoding glycosyltransferase family 9 protein → MKKERILIIRLKSIGDVLHTLPAVNAVRQNYPDAQISFLVCKSIAPLISGFSAVDEIISIDRNALKHPGKTLPTLFSLLNRIRPGRFSHVIDLQGYGETAWITWFTGAPQRWGSVYRSMRKLAYTRGLDRDISSMHVIDWYLSMLRQCGLQINEPDNTFHLPENYTEQAAGLFREHGLDPEKPTLMIQPFTSRASKNWPLLKYLSVARFFKAHGIQVFFCGSAEDEIDLEPVRARGHTVITGKSLLVTAGLIKSSSLVLGGDTGILHFGLALDTRILMLFNRKTSEKISTIPYRHLDWVIDPAGFDSFPKISVNRVVEECRKTFPHVPSPKAIKTEPGTQPDRPN, encoded by the coding sequence GTGAAAAAAGAGCGTATTCTGATTATCCGTCTGAAGTCCATCGGCGACGTACTGCATACCTTGCCCGCCGTCAACGCCGTGCGGCAGAATTATCCTGACGCACAAATCAGTTTCCTGGTGTGCAAATCCATCGCTCCGCTGATTTCCGGATTCAGCGCGGTCGATGAAATTATCTCCATCGACCGCAATGCGCTGAAACATCCGGGAAAAACTCTCCCGACCCTTTTTTCCCTTTTAAACCGCATCCGTCCCGGACGGTTCTCCCATGTGATCGATCTGCAGGGTTATGGAGAAACCGCATGGATCACCTGGTTCACCGGCGCGCCCCAGCGCTGGGGTTCGGTCTACCGCAGCATGCGCAAACTGGCCTATACCCGGGGCCTCGACCGCGACATCTCCTCCATGCATGTTATCGACTGGTACCTCTCCATGCTTCGGCAATGCGGTCTGCAGATCAACGAACCCGACAACACCTTTCATCTCCCGGAAAACTATACCGAACAGGCCGCCGGTCTTTTCCGTGAACACGGTCTTGATCCTGAAAAACCCACCCTGATGATCCAGCCGTTTACCAGCCGCGCATCAAAAAACTGGCCGTTGCTGAAATATCTCTCCGTCGCCCGATTTTTCAAGGCACACGGTATTCAGGTCTTTTTCTGCGGAAGCGCAGAAGATGAAATCGATCTGGAGCCCGTCCGGGCGCGCGGGCACACCGTAATTACGGGGAAATCACTACTCGTGACCGCCGGACTCATTAAATCCTCATCCCTCGTTCTTGGCGGAGACACCGGTATCCTGCACTTCGGTCTCGCCCTCGACACCCGCATCCTGATGCTGTTCAACCGGAAGACCTCTGAAAAAATATCCACAATTCCCTACCGGCATCTCGACTGGGTCATCGACCCCGCCGGTTTCGACAGCTTTCCGAAAATTTCAGTCAACCGCGTCGTGGAAGAATGCCGGAAAACTTTTCCGCACGTCCCCTCTCCGAAGGCCATTAAAACCGAACCCGGCACCCAGCCCGATCGTCCGAATTAA
- a CDS encoding alpha/beta hydrolase, whose amino-acid sequence MKLMVTLLLLSTAFSALADPLKPNNIVPFKETPQGELRLHFFNPAGLNKNNKRPAIIFYFGGGWHSGSPSQFYPQAKHLADRGMVAICAEYRIKKTHSTDPRACVMDAKSAMRWVRQRAKNLGIDPNRIAAGGGSAGGHLAAATATLSWFDEPGEDSSVSCVPNALVLFNPVYDNSENGYGHDRVSKYWKEFSPLHKLKPGMPPTIVFLGTNDNLIPVETAEKFQKIMKDNGDRSELVLYKDMPHGFFNPDKENNRYKETLAETDAFLVSLKWLKPQKK is encoded by the coding sequence ATGAAACTGATGGTCACACTTTTACTTTTAAGCACAGCCTTTTCAGCCCTCGCTGACCCACTGAAACCCAACAATATTGTGCCGTTTAAAGAAACGCCTCAGGGAGAGCTTCGCCTGCACTTCTTCAATCCCGCCGGATTGAATAAAAATAACAAACGTCCAGCCATCATTTTTTATTTCGGCGGCGGCTGGCACAGCGGATCCCCCTCACAGTTCTACCCCCAGGCCAAACACCTGGCGGATCGAGGCATGGTGGCCATCTGTGCCGAATACCGTATCAAAAAAACGCACAGCACCGATCCGCGGGCCTGCGTGATGGATGCCAAATCCGCCATGCGCTGGGTGCGGCAGCGGGCGAAAAATCTGGGGATCGATCCCAACCGTATTGCTGCCGGCGGCGGCTCCGCCGGCGGGCATCTGGCGGCCGCCACAGCCACCCTGTCCTGGTTCGATGAACCCGGCGAAGATTCATCCGTCAGCTGCGTTCCCAATGCGCTGGTGCTGTTCAATCCGGTGTATGACAACTCAGAAAACGGCTACGGCCATGACCGTGTTTCCAAATACTGGAAAGAATTTTCCCCTCTGCATAAGCTCAAACCGGGTATGCCTCCGACCATCGTTTTCCTCGGCACCAACGACAACCTCATCCCCGTTGAAACCGCCGAAAAATTCCAGAAAATCATGAAAGACAACGGCGACCGCTCCGAACTTGTTCTCTATAAAGACATGCCCCACGGCTTTTTCAATCCGGACAAAGAAAACAACAGATACAAAGAAACCCTCGCCGAAACAGATGCGTTTCTCGTTTCATTGAAATGGCTGAAACCGCAAAAGAAATAA
- a CDS encoding mechanosensitive ion channel family protein — MLVKWIQDLLISYGTPEASADEFALVISAALIFAVAYAVYWILKNYLLKVIRRITEKTSNKWDDKLMESRVFHRLLRLIPLTVIAIGLERIAPGGFVLIKRVVFAVIIFIGARTVEAFLNAVSDVYHSCMDEHRKPIRPLFQALQLVTYFLASIFMISVLLNKEPWGLFTLLGGMTAVTMLVFKDSILGFVAGIQLGANDMVREGDWIEMPKYGADGDVIEVSVNTVKVRNWDKTITTIPTYALISDSFKNWRGMSESGGRRIKRSICIDMNTVQFADEAMLEKFQAMELLKDYVVKTQEEINAANAEKNIDLSSTMVNGRRQTNLGIFRAYLENYLRSNPKIHKGMTFLVRHLQPTPQGLPIEIYVFSADKNWAAYESIQADIFDHILAAIPEFGLRVYQQPSGNDIAALSIR; from the coding sequence ATGTTGGTTAAGTGGATTCAGGATCTGTTGATTTCCTACGGCACGCCGGAAGCGTCGGCCGATGAGTTTGCACTGGTGATTTCCGCCGCACTGATTTTTGCTGTGGCCTATGCCGTGTATTGGATTCTCAAAAACTATCTGCTCAAGGTGATTCGCCGTATCACCGAGAAAACGTCGAATAAGTGGGACGACAAGCTGATGGAGTCGCGCGTGTTTCACCGCCTGCTGCGGCTGATTCCGCTCACCGTTATTGCCATTGGTCTGGAACGGATTGCGCCGGGCGGTTTTGTGCTGATTAAGCGCGTGGTGTTTGCAGTCATCATTTTTATCGGTGCCCGCACGGTCGAGGCCTTTCTGAATGCGGTATCGGATGTTTATCACTCCTGCATGGATGAACACCGCAAGCCGATCCGCCCGCTTTTTCAGGCGCTGCAGCTGGTCACCTATTTTCTGGCATCCATTTTCATGATATCGGTGCTGCTCAATAAGGAGCCGTGGGGGCTGTTCACGCTCTTGGGAGGGATGACCGCCGTCACCATGCTCGTTTTCAAGGATTCCATTCTCGGTTTTGTGGCCGGAATTCAGCTGGGTGCCAACGATATGGTGCGCGAAGGCGACTGGATCGAAATGCCCAAATACGGCGCCGACGGCGATGTGATCGAAGTGTCGGTGAACACGGTAAAAGTCCGAAACTGGGACAAGACCATCACCACGATTCCAACCTATGCCCTGATCTCTGATTCATTCAAAAACTGGCGCGGGATGAGTGAATCCGGCGGACGGCGGATTAAACGTTCCATCTGTATTGATATGAACACGGTTCAGTTTGCCGACGAAGCCATGCTTGAAAAGTTCCAGGCCATGGAACTGCTTAAAGACTACGTCGTTAAAACGCAGGAGGAAATCAACGCCGCCAACGCGGAGAAAAATATTGATCTGTCCTCTACAATGGTGAACGGCCGCCGGCAGACCAACCTCGGAATTTTTCGCGCCTATCTGGAGAACTATCTGCGCAGCAATCCGAAAATTCACAAAGGCATGACCTTTCTTGTCCGTCATCTGCAACCGACGCCACAGGGACTGCCGATTGAAATTTATGTGTTCAGCGCCGATAAAAACTGGGCTGCTTACGAAAGTATTCAGGCCGATATTTTTGATCACATTCTGGCCGCAATTCCGGAGTTCGGCCTGCGCGTCTATCAGCAGCCTTCCGGCAACGACATTGCCGCCCTGAGCATAAGGTAG
- a CDS encoding putative RNA methyltransferase — protein sequence MILPTPSPIRCPVCSEPLMLQDNMIACQNGHPFNIAREGYANLLLSHQRKAKQPGDDPEMVMARRRFFDSGAFDVLTEAVTELPTIGNDDNAVLDCGCGEGHLLGTLSEKYRGFFCGIDISKKAIQVASKRWKNAAWFVANGMRNIPVATNSMDSILSILAPRNNDEFHRILKPDGVLIIGVPGFNHLIELRKQLQFSSGDFKEKADTAAEKCAPLFEEANRIAVSGKVALNREQITDLIRMTPIFWRSSDAAKAAVMQLSSLTVTVSFTLLRMTKK from the coding sequence ATGATTCTTCCAACACCATCCCCCATCCGCTGCCCCGTCTGCAGCGAGCCGCTTATGCTGCAAGACAACATGATTGCCTGCCAAAACGGCCATCCGTTTAACATCGCCCGCGAAGGATATGCCAACCTGCTGCTGAGTCATCAGCGAAAAGCAAAACAGCCGGGCGATGATCCGGAAATGGTTATGGCCCGCCGGCGTTTTTTTGATTCCGGGGCATTTGATGTCCTCACCGAGGCTGTAACCGAACTTCCAACGATTGGAAACGACGATAATGCGGTACTGGATTGCGGCTGCGGCGAGGGTCACCTGCTTGGAACGCTGAGCGAAAAATACCGCGGTTTTTTCTGCGGGATCGATATTTCAAAAAAGGCGATACAGGTCGCGTCCAAACGTTGGAAAAATGCCGCGTGGTTCGTGGCCAACGGCATGCGAAACATTCCGGTTGCAACGAATTCAATGGACAGCATTCTCAGCATTCTGGCCCCGCGCAACAACGACGAGTTTCACCGCATCCTTAAGCCGGACGGGGTGCTGATCATCGGCGTGCCCGGCTTTAATCATCTGATCGAGCTTAGAAAACAGCTTCAGTTTTCATCGGGCGATTTCAAGGAAAAGGCCGATACCGCAGCGGAAAAATGCGCCCCCCTTTTCGAGGAGGCAAACCGCATCGCCGTCAGCGGAAAAGTCGCCCTGAACCGTGAACAGATCACCGACCTGATCCGGATGACCCCGATTTTCTGGCGATCATCCGACGCCGCCAAAGCCGCCGTCATGCAACTCAGCTCGTTGACCGTGACTGTCAGTTTTACGCTGCTGAGGATGACGAAAAAATAG